The Catenuloplanes niger genome includes a window with the following:
- a CDS encoding CDGSH iron-sulfur domain-containing protein, whose protein sequence is MTDHKARITPYEDGPLLVRGDFELMTPDGELIDAGRSTVALCRCGRSAIKPFCDGTHKVVGFTAGTGREH, encoded by the coding sequence ATGACGGATCACAAGGCGCGGATCACGCCCTACGAGGACGGGCCGCTGCTGGTGCGCGGCGACTTCGAACTGATGACGCCGGACGGGGAACTGATCGACGCGGGCCGGTCCACGGTGGCGCTGTGCCGCTGCGGCCGGTCCGCGATCAAACCCTTCTGCGACGGTACGCACAAGGTGGTCGGCTTCACGGCAGGAACAGGCCGGGAGCACTGA
- the pip gene encoding prolyl aminopeptidase translates to MTRDLYPPIEPYASGMLDVGDGNHVHWEVCGNPEGKPALVVHGGPGSGAGEGWRRPFDPERYRIVLFDQRGCGRSTPHASDPATDMRHNTTAHLIADIELLRAHLGVDRWLLHGGSWGSTLALAYAQAHPERVSEIVIAAVTTTRRSEIDWLYRGVGRFYPEQWERFRDAGGGDDDVVAAYARLTEDPDPTVREKATLDWCAWEDAVLSGEPGDAKNIYSERPPADRIAFVRICAHYFAHGAWLAEGQLIRDAGRLAGIPGVLIHGRLDLGGPLHTAWELHRAWPGAELQIVENAGHVGSAEARARVMDTLDRFAA, encoded by the coding sequence GTGACACGAGATCTGTATCCGCCGATCGAGCCGTACGCGAGCGGAATGCTCGACGTCGGCGACGGGAACCACGTCCACTGGGAGGTCTGCGGGAATCCGGAGGGCAAGCCGGCGCTGGTCGTGCACGGCGGCCCGGGGTCCGGGGCGGGGGAGGGCTGGCGCCGGCCGTTCGACCCGGAGCGCTACCGGATCGTGCTGTTCGACCAGCGTGGGTGCGGGCGCAGCACGCCGCACGCGTCCGACCCGGCCACGGACATGCGGCACAACACGACCGCGCACCTGATCGCGGACATCGAGTTGCTGCGCGCGCACCTCGGCGTCGACCGCTGGCTGCTGCACGGCGGCTCGTGGGGGTCGACGCTGGCACTGGCCTACGCGCAGGCGCACCCGGAGCGGGTGTCGGAGATCGTCATCGCGGCGGTCACCACCACCCGGCGCTCGGAGATCGACTGGTTGTATCGGGGCGTCGGCCGGTTCTATCCCGAGCAGTGGGAACGGTTCCGGGACGCCGGTGGGGGCGACGACGACGTGGTCGCCGCGTACGCGCGGCTGACCGAGGACCCCGATCCCACGGTACGGGAGAAGGCCACGCTCGACTGGTGTGCCTGGGAGGACGCGGTGCTGTCCGGTGAGCCGGGCGACGCGAAGAACATCTACAGCGAGCGGCCGCCGGCGGACCGGATCGCGTTCGTGCGGATCTGCGCGCATTACTTCGCGCACGGTGCCTGGCTGGCCGAGGGCCAGCTGATCCGGGACGCGGGCCGGCTGGCCGGTATTCCCGGCGTGCTCATCCACGGGCGGCTGGACCTGGGCGGGCCGCTGCACACCGCGTGGGAACTGCACAGGGCCTGGCCCGGCGCCGAACTGCAGATCGTGGAGAACGCCGGTCACGTCGGGTCCGCGGAGGCACGCGCGCGGGTGATGGACACACTCGACCGGTTCGCCGCCTGA
- a CDS encoding dioxygenase family protein, giving the protein MTPLSTTAAADAHIPAGHPFAAHLRRAAALGGAEAHRGWTEADGPLPSLYISHGAPMLFEMTEWMTQLHDWARSLPRPKGVVIVSAHWESAPLSVSSTQATELVYDFGGFHPMYYRMRYDTPSAGRLARAVAGLMPDTEPVHEHRGRGLDHGAWVPLKIMYPEADLPVLQLSMPTHDPDRLLDLGRRLRTLRESGVLVIGSGYMTHGLPFVDWSRPDAVPGWSSDFDTWAVEALGRGDVDALAAFRDRAPGMPYAHPTVEHFTPLFVTLGAATDPAAPPTSVIDGYSIGLAKRSLQAA; this is encoded by the coding sequence ATGACCCCGCTCAGCACGACCGCGGCGGCCGACGCCCACATCCCCGCGGGGCACCCGTTCGCCGCGCACCTGCGCCGTGCCGCCGCGCTCGGCGGTGCGGAGGCGCACCGCGGCTGGACCGAGGCCGACGGGCCGCTGCCCAGCCTGTACATCAGCCACGGTGCCCCGATGCTGTTCGAGATGACCGAGTGGATGACCCAGCTGCACGACTGGGCGCGGTCGCTGCCCCGCCCGAAGGGCGTCGTGATCGTGTCCGCGCACTGGGAGTCGGCGCCGCTCAGCGTGAGCAGCACGCAGGCCACCGAGCTGGTCTACGACTTCGGCGGCTTCCACCCGATGTACTACCGGATGCGCTACGACACCCCGTCCGCCGGCCGCCTGGCCCGGGCCGTCGCCGGGTTGATGCCGGACACCGAGCCGGTGCACGAGCACCGTGGCCGCGGGCTGGACCACGGCGCCTGGGTGCCGCTGAAGATCATGTATCCGGAGGCGGACCTCCCGGTGCTGCAGCTGAGCATGCCCACCCACGACCCGGACCGCCTGCTGGACCTCGGCCGCCGCCTGCGTACGCTGCGCGAGTCCGGCGTGCTGGTGATCGGCTCCGGTTACATGACGCACGGACTGCCGTTCGTCGACTGGAGCCGGCCGGACGCGGTGCCCGGCTGGTCCTCGGACTTCGACACGTGGGCCGTCGAGGCGCTCGGCCGCGGCGACGTCGACGCGCTGGCCGCGTTCCGCGACCGGGCGCCCGGCATGCCGTACGCGCATCCCACGGTCGAGCACTTCACGCCGCTGTTCGTCACGCTCGGTGCCGCCACCGACCCGGCCGCGCCGCCGACCTCGGTGATCGACGGCTACAGCATCGGGCTGGCCAAGCGGTCCCTCCAGGCGGCCTGA
- a CDS encoding multidrug effflux MFS transporter, translated as MTATMERQVAAAATPGDLMSTTQRFRLIIVLGSLIAIGPLTIDMYLPALPALTAEFATTAAAVQLTLTGTLAGLAAGQLLIGPLSDVVGRRIPLLAGTAVHVLASVLCVFAPNIGTLGALRVLQGLGAAAAAVVAMAIVRDLFTGLPAARILSRLMLVMGAAPVLAPTLGSALLSRTDWRGVFAALAVFGVLLILMTAFGLPETLPRERRRPATPASVLRAYAGLLRDRVYVGLALTTGLTMAAIFAYVAGSSFVMQGEFGLTEQQFGVAFGGGAVGMIIATQLNVRLLRWWTPSQILVTALLGGLAAGVLLVVLTVLEVGGLAGVLAPLWLVLAAAGLAFPNAPALALSRHGEAAGTAAALLGAGQFGIGALAAPAVGLLGSNALAMAAVIAGSLAAAALVLLTLARPWQLTETVPADAAVAVH; from the coding sequence ATGACGGCGACCATGGAACGGCAGGTGGCAGCTGCCGCCACGCCGGGCGATCTGATGAGCACGACGCAGCGGTTCCGGCTGATCATCGTACTGGGGTCGCTGATCGCGATCGGTCCGCTCACGATCGACATGTATCTTCCGGCGCTGCCCGCGCTCACCGCGGAGTTCGCGACCACGGCGGCGGCGGTGCAACTGACGCTGACCGGCACGCTGGCCGGGCTGGCGGCCGGGCAGCTGCTCATCGGCCCGCTCTCCGACGTGGTCGGGCGGCGAATCCCGCTGCTGGCCGGCACCGCGGTGCACGTGCTCGCCTCGGTCCTGTGCGTGTTCGCGCCGAACATCGGCACGCTCGGCGCGCTGCGCGTGCTGCAGGGGCTCGGTGCCGCCGCGGCCGCGGTCGTGGCGATGGCGATCGTGCGGGACCTGTTCACCGGGCTGCCCGCGGCGCGCATCCTGTCCCGGCTGATGCTGGTGATGGGCGCGGCGCCGGTGCTCGCGCCGACGCTCGGCAGCGCGCTGCTGTCCCGTACCGACTGGCGTGGGGTCTTCGCCGCTCTCGCGGTGTTCGGTGTGCTCCTGATCCTGATGACCGCGTTCGGGCTGCCGGAGACGCTGCCCCGCGAGCGCCGCCGGCCGGCCACCCCCGCGAGCGTGCTGCGTGCCTACGCCGGGCTGCTCCGGGACCGCGTCTACGTCGGGCTGGCGCTCACCACCGGCCTGACCATGGCCGCGATCTTCGCCTACGTCGCGGGCTCGAGCTTCGTCATGCAGGGGGAGTTCGGGCTCACCGAGCAGCAGTTCGGTGTGGCGTTCGGCGGCGGCGCGGTCGGCATGATCATCGCGACGCAGCTGAACGTGCGCCTGCTGCGCTGGTGGACGCCGAGCCAGATCCTGGTGACCGCGCTGCTCGGTGGCCTGGCCGCCGGCGTGCTGCTGGTCGTGCTGACCGTGCTCGAGGTCGGCGGGCTGGCCGGTGTGCTGGCGCCGCTGTGGCTGGTGCTGGCCGCGGCCGGTCTGGCGTTCCCGAACGCGCCCGCGCTCGCGCTGTCCCGGCACGGCGAGGCGGCGGGCACGGCCGCCGCGCTGCTCGGCGCCGGCCAGTTCGGCATCGGCGCGCTGGCCGCCCCCGCGGTCGGCCTGCTCGGCTCGAACGCGCTCGCGATGGCCGCGGTGATCGCGGGCAGCCTGGCCGCGGCCGCGCTGGTGCTGCTCACGCTGGCCCGCCCGTGGCAGCTGACCGAGACCGTCCCGGCCGACGCCGCGGTCGCGGTGCACTGA
- a CDS encoding TolB family protein produces MKVRWIVAACATVPLAVMAPGPAHAAPGASERLNVTSAGVGTPEPSEPASISDDGRFAVFDSYAPGLVPGDTNEVADVFLRDRALGTTDRVAFRHDGTEPAEAADLPVISGDGRHLLFRTLDAGIVPGDTNRRKDLFVRDRLTGVTGRVTLTPAGAEPNAHAAAPAISADGRFVAYESPATNMGVVDRNGPRYPDVYLHDRETGTTELVSVAPGGGTGDSSSVAPRVSDDGRYVGFQSFATDLVADGGGAGYFVRDRWTGTTVRASLDSAGAPVADVMSPILSGDGRYVTFGTTSTGVVPGDTDDDPDVYLRDLVAGTTELISGTPSGAPAGGWSLPDALSADGRCVLFTSRAATLVPGAETGADFDVFVRDRAAGTTVRVSTSYTGGDLDSDSYGSDITADGGTVAFVSSSAEIAPGDANWNTDAYARDGVCGAAGGSPAR; encoded by the coding sequence ATGAAGGTCCGCTGGATCGTGGCCGCCTGCGCGACGGTGCCGTTGGCGGTGATGGCGCCCGGCCCGGCCCACGCGGCCCCGGGCGCCAGTGAACGGCTCAACGTGACGAGCGCCGGCGTCGGGACCCCGGAGCCGAGCGAGCCGGCGTCGATCAGCGACGACGGCCGGTTCGCGGTGTTCGACAGTTACGCGCCCGGCCTGGTGCCCGGCGACACGAACGAGGTCGCGGACGTGTTCCTCCGCGACCGCGCGCTCGGCACCACCGACCGGGTCGCGTTCCGGCACGACGGCACCGAGCCGGCCGAGGCCGCCGACCTGCCGGTGATCAGCGGCGACGGGCGGCACCTGCTGTTTCGCACGCTCGATGCCGGGATCGTGCCCGGTGACACGAACCGCCGGAAGGACCTCTTCGTGCGGGACCGGCTGACCGGCGTGACCGGCCGGGTCACGCTGACGCCGGCCGGCGCGGAACCGAACGCGCACGCGGCCGCGCCGGCGATCAGCGCGGACGGGCGGTTCGTGGCATACGAGTCGCCGGCGACCAACATGGGCGTGGTGGACCGGAACGGGCCGCGGTACCCGGATGTCTACCTGCACGACCGGGAGACCGGCACGACCGAGCTGGTCAGCGTGGCGCCGGGCGGCGGGACCGGCGACAGCAGCAGCGTCGCGCCGCGGGTCAGCGACGACGGCCGCTACGTAGGCTTCCAGTCGTTCGCCACCGACCTGGTCGCGGACGGCGGCGGCGCCGGATACTTCGTCCGGGACCGGTGGACCGGCACCACGGTCCGGGCCTCCCTCGACTCCGCCGGCGCGCCGGTCGCGGACGTGATGAGCCCGATCCTGAGCGGCGACGGACGGTACGTCACGTTCGGCACCACCTCGACCGGTGTCGTGCCCGGCGACACCGACGACGACCCGGACGTGTACCTGCGGGACCTGGTCGCGGGCACGACCGAGCTGATCAGCGGTACGCCGTCCGGCGCGCCCGCCGGCGGCTGGAGCCTGCCGGACGCCCTCAGCGCGGACGGCCGGTGCGTGCTGTTCACCTCGCGGGCCGCCACGCTGGTCCCGGGCGCGGAGACCGGCGCCGACTTCGACGTGTTCGTGCGGGACCGGGCGGCCGGGACGACGGTCCGGGTGAGCACCTCCTACACCGGCGGCGACCTGGACTCCGACTCCTACGGCAGCGACATCACCGCGGACGGCGGCACGGTCGCGTTCGTCTCCTCGTCGGCGGAGATCGCACCGGGCGACGCGAACTGGAACACGGACGCGTACGCCCGCGACGGGGTCTGTGGCGCGGCCGGCGGGTCACCGGCCCGGTGA
- a CDS encoding iron-containing redox enzyme family protein, translating into MKLPIPRGPLSEHLVDALTRDPHDLGMPPVPETVAFTDEDAQLALFIAYELHFRGWDGVDERWEWEPSLLRLRAALEAPFERALRDLTGPLPETAPADVAHALTDVVDADDGPSLAKHLQKGSSLAEFREFVAHRAVYHLREADPHSFAIPRLGGRAKAALIEIQADEYGQGREERMHATLFANTMAALGLDTTYGAYVDAVPAVTLATNNTMSLFGLHRRLRGAIIGHLAVFEMTSSLPNRRYGNGLRRLGFGPEATFFYDEHVEADAVHEQIAATDLAGGFCAAEPQLTGDVLFGAAACLAVDALWAGHLLDAWAEGRSSLRPGTISAPGLFLP; encoded by the coding sequence ATGAAGCTGCCGATCCCCCGCGGCCCGCTCAGCGAGCACCTGGTCGACGCGCTCACCCGCGACCCGCACGATCTGGGCATGCCGCCGGTGCCGGAGACGGTCGCGTTCACCGACGAGGACGCGCAGCTGGCCCTGTTCATCGCGTACGAGCTGCACTTCCGCGGCTGGGACGGGGTGGACGAGCGCTGGGAGTGGGAGCCGTCGCTGCTGCGCCTGCGGGCCGCGCTGGAGGCGCCGTTCGAGCGCGCACTGCGGGACCTGACCGGCCCGCTGCCGGAGACCGCACCGGCCGACGTCGCGCACGCGCTGACCGACGTGGTGGACGCGGACGACGGGCCGTCGCTGGCCAAGCACCTGCAGAAGGGGTCGAGCCTGGCGGAGTTCCGCGAGTTCGTGGCGCATCGCGCGGTCTACCACCTGCGCGAGGCGGACCCGCACAGCTTCGCCATCCCGCGGCTCGGCGGGCGGGCCAAGGCCGCGCTGATCGAGATCCAGGCCGACGAGTACGGGCAGGGGCGCGAGGAGCGCATGCACGCCACGCTGTTCGCGAACACGATGGCCGCGCTCGGACTGGACACCACCTACGGCGCGTACGTCGACGCGGTGCCCGCGGTCACGCTCGCGACGAACAACACGATGTCGCTGTTCGGCCTGCACCGGCGGCTGCGCGGCGCGATCATCGGGCACCTGGCCGTGTTCGAGATGACCTCGTCACTGCCCAACCGGCGGTACGGCAACGGGCTGCGGCGCCTCGGCTTCGGCCCGGAGGCCACGTTCTTCTACGACGAGCACGTGGAGGCGGACGCGGTGCACGAGCAGATCGCGGCGACCGACCTGGCCGGTGGCTTCTGCGCGGCCGAGCCACAGCTGACCGGCGACGTGCTGTTCGGCGCCGCGGCCTGTCTCGCGGTGGACGCGCTGTGGGCCGGCCACCTGCTGGACGCGTGGGCGGAGGGCCGCAGCTCCCTCCGCCCGGGCACGATCAGTGCTCCCGGCCTGTTCCTGCCGTGA
- a CDS encoding S8 family peptidase, whose amino-acid sequence MLGRLLASVLIGTTAIPVVAAPAAAAPQPVTAVPAGPAVHALTLVTGDTVTLTEAAPGRYAAGVTPAPGRETLSFHTYEVDGSVRVVPEDAIPLIGAGRVDADLFDVQRLIEQGYGDAESDTLPLIVRGGDAGLRTAGTGLRSIGATAVAPAKAALADFWKRSTTARTAGETTVYLDGRVAAALDRSTAQIGAPAAWAEGRDGTGVTVAVLDTGVDATHPDLAGKIVEARNFSAGPDAVDRHGHGTHVASTVAGSGAASGGTRRGVAPGASLLIGKVLGDDGYGMESDIISAMEWAAGSGAAVVNMSLGGDPTDGLDPMSLAVNEISADTGTLFVIAAGNAGDNGDSTVGTPGSAAAALTVGAVGRDDRVASFSSRGPRAGDLGLKPEITAPGVAIVAARAAGTAMDSPVDAHYTAASGTSMATPHVAGAAAILKQQHTGWSAEQLKAALVSTAKPTAGETVWTQGAGRVDLARATTQTVTGSPVVDFARQTVDSPAATRTVTYANAGPAAVTLTLTPPAFATAPKTVTVPAGGTATATVGVSFTRIGRLSGVLTATAPGGVVVGTAVGAVVDGPVHQVTFKPLDRDGKPAFVTGMTVFGKDSRFDVVRPVDAAGETFALQEGSYVLTAQVAQDQDSDNFVVIPELTVTGDMTVLLDARKGTPIRIETPRTAVPTSTISFYSHRVTAGGRQITNGVMHFAGTSTIYVTPTPAVRTGEFEFYSRWQLVAPQVQASVPGLGAIEAYLASTSPAPDGRRVLPLAAASAKHLRGTAVLVADDHTDDLSRYVRAGAAAVVLIQEKGVDPRTGWNPTAPDRLPLPTIAVSYEDGQRMLRGPASLDLTLTTSSPYLYDVVQISKDRIPDRITHRVTTANTQRITTRYAHNGGENWIKEQRFAWRPWQTFAWNDTSRAARTPSVREEWVSAGDSRWLHRVHHAYPWDSFGPLQTGFEGPVASYRPGTSAETWAAPVVRPADVGSSRDGDVLRLRVAEFVDGDGHYTSAYPGESTAALWRDGVKVADLVNGNQNVTTTAARAAYRLTVTTARDDEDWRFGTRTETEWGFTSATGTGDLPLLGVDYDPGLLGVRLDFTGRLSSLKVEFSTDEGRTWLRTVTIGELALVPRGGDEPVSLRVTARDTAGNTLTQTVIRAF is encoded by the coding sequence ATGCTCGGTCGTCTGCTCGCCTCGGTCCTGATCGGGACCACGGCGATACCCGTGGTGGCCGCGCCCGCGGCCGCCGCACCGCAACCCGTCACCGCCGTGCCGGCCGGCCCGGCCGTGCACGCGCTCACGCTGGTCACCGGCGACACGGTCACGCTGACCGAGGCGGCGCCGGGGCGGTACGCGGCCGGTGTCACGCCCGCGCCCGGCCGGGAGACGCTCAGCTTCCACACGTACGAGGTGGACGGCAGTGTGCGGGTGGTCCCGGAGGACGCGATCCCGCTGATCGGCGCCGGGCGGGTCGACGCGGACCTGTTCGACGTGCAGCGCCTGATCGAGCAGGGCTACGGCGACGCGGAGTCGGACACGCTGCCGCTGATCGTGCGCGGTGGCGACGCCGGCCTGCGCACCGCGGGCACCGGACTGCGCAGCATCGGCGCCACCGCGGTCGCACCGGCGAAGGCCGCGCTGGCCGACTTCTGGAAGCGGTCCACCACCGCCCGCACGGCCGGCGAGACCACCGTCTACCTGGACGGCCGGGTGGCGGCCGCGCTGGACCGCAGCACCGCGCAGATCGGCGCGCCGGCCGCCTGGGCCGAGGGCCGGGACGGCACCGGCGTCACCGTCGCGGTGCTGGACACCGGCGTCGACGCGACCCACCCCGACCTGGCCGGGAAGATCGTCGAGGCGCGGAACTTCAGCGCCGGCCCGGACGCGGTCGACCGGCACGGGCACGGCACGCACGTCGCGTCCACGGTCGCCGGCTCCGGCGCCGCGTCCGGCGGCACCCGCCGGGGCGTGGCGCCGGGCGCGAGCCTGCTGATCGGCAAGGTGCTCGGCGACGACGGCTACGGCATGGAGTCGGACATCATCTCGGCCATGGAGTGGGCGGCCGGCTCCGGTGCCGCGGTCGTCAACATGAGCCTGGGCGGTGACCCGACCGACGGTCTGGACCCGATGAGCCTGGCCGTCAACGAGATCAGCGCGGACACCGGCACGCTGTTCGTGATCGCGGCCGGCAACGCCGGCGACAACGGCGACTCCACCGTGGGCACGCCGGGCAGCGCCGCGGCCGCGCTCACCGTCGGCGCGGTCGGCCGCGACGACCGGGTCGCGAGCTTCTCCAGCCGGGGCCCGCGCGCCGGCGACCTCGGCCTGAAGCCGGAGATCACCGCGCCGGGCGTGGCGATCGTGGCCGCGCGCGCGGCCGGGACCGCGATGGACTCGCCGGTGGACGCGCACTACACGGCCGCGTCCGGCACGTCGATGGCGACGCCGCACGTGGCCGGCGCGGCCGCGATCCTGAAGCAGCAGCACACCGGCTGGTCCGCCGAGCAGCTCAAGGCGGCGCTGGTCAGCACCGCGAAGCCGACGGCCGGCGAGACCGTGTGGACGCAGGGCGCGGGCCGGGTCGACCTGGCCCGGGCCACCACGCAGACGGTGACCGGCAGCCCGGTCGTGGACTTCGCGCGGCAGACCGTGGACAGCCCTGCCGCGACGCGGACCGTGACGTACGCCAACGCGGGCCCGGCCGCGGTCACGCTCACGCTGACACCGCCCGCGTTCGCCACCGCGCCGAAGACCGTGACCGTCCCGGCCGGCGGGACCGCCACGGCCACGGTCGGGGTCTCGTTCACGAGGATCGGCCGGCTCAGCGGCGTGCTGACCGCGACCGCGCCCGGTGGTGTCGTGGTCGGCACCGCGGTCGGCGCGGTCGTCGACGGCCCGGTCCACCAGGTCACGTTCAAGCCGCTGGACCGGGACGGCAAGCCCGCGTTCGTGACCGGCATGACCGTGTTCGGCAAGGACAGCCGGTTCGACGTCGTGCGCCCGGTGGACGCCGCCGGCGAGACGTTCGCGCTGCAGGAGGGCAGCTACGTGCTGACCGCGCAGGTGGCCCAGGACCAGGACTCGGACAACTTCGTGGTGATCCCGGAGCTCACCGTCACCGGCGACATGACGGTGCTGCTGGACGCGCGCAAGGGCACGCCGATCCGGATCGAGACACCGCGCACGGCCGTGCCGACGTCCACGATCAGCTTCTACTCGCACCGGGTCACCGCGGGCGGGCGGCAGATCACGAACGGTGTGATGCACTTCGCCGGCACGTCGACCATCTACGTGACGCCGACACCGGCCGTGCGCACCGGTGAGTTCGAGTTCTACTCACGCTGGCAGCTGGTCGCGCCGCAGGTGCAGGCGTCCGTGCCGGGCCTCGGCGCGATCGAGGCCTACCTGGCGAGCACGTCGCCGGCACCGGACGGGCGGCGCGTCCTCCCGCTGGCCGCGGCGAGCGCGAAGCACCTGCGCGGGACGGCGGTGCTGGTCGCCGACGACCACACCGACGACCTCTCCCGGTACGTCCGGGCCGGCGCGGCCGCGGTCGTCCTGATCCAGGAGAAGGGCGTCGACCCGCGCACCGGCTGGAACCCGACCGCGCCGGACCGGTTGCCGCTGCCCACGATCGCGGTGTCCTACGAGGACGGTCAGCGCATGCTGCGCGGACCGGCGTCGCTCGACCTCACGCTGACCACGTCCAGCCCGTACCTGTACGACGTCGTGCAGATCTCGAAGGACCGGATCCCGGACCGGATCACGCACCGGGTCACCACCGCGAACACCCAGCGGATCACGACCCGGTACGCGCACAACGGCGGCGAGAACTGGATCAAGGAGCAGCGGTTCGCCTGGCGGCCGTGGCAGACGTTCGCCTGGAACGACACGTCCCGGGCCGCGCGGACGCCGTCGGTGCGCGAGGAGTGGGTCTCCGCCGGCGACTCGCGGTGGCTGCACCGGGTCCACCACGCCTACCCGTGGGACTCGTTCGGCCCGCTGCAGACCGGCTTCGAGGGCCCGGTGGCCTCCTACCGGCCGGGCACCAGCGCGGAGACGTGGGCCGCGCCGGTGGTCCGCCCGGCCGACGTGGGCTCGTCCCGCGACGGTGACGTGCTGCGGTTGCGGGTGGCCGAGTTCGTCGACGGCGACGGCCACTACACGAGCGCCTACCCGGGCGAGTCCACGGCCGCGCTGTGGCGGGACGGCGTCAAGGTCGCCGACCTGGTCAACGGCAACCAGAACGTGACCACGACCGCCGCGCGGGCCGCCTACCGGCTCACCGTCACCACGGCCCGCGACGACGAGGACTGGCGGTTCGGCACCCGCACGGAGACCGAGTGGGGCTTCACGTCCGCGACCGGCACCGGTGACCTGCCGTTGCTCGGCGTCGACTACGACCCGGGCCTGCTCGGCGTCCGACTCGACTTCACCGGGCGGCTGTCGTCGCTGAAGGTCGAGTTCTCCACGGACGAGGGCCGCACCTGGCTCCGGACCGTGACGATCGGCGAACTCGCGCTGGTACCGCGCGGCGGCGACGAGCCGGTCTCGCTGCGCGTCACCGCCCGCGACACCGCGGGGAACACGCTCACCCAGACCGTGATCCGCGCCTTCTGA
- a CDS encoding DUF6082 family protein produces MGRLGEIGQAYGPISTLLSAIALCVAVLVQRRQLRQERVVMARELHADVLRTAMEEPAYGQCWGPRVTPEHVDERLFYYSSSILTAWFHAWECGDLTDEAVRSYARSMADSEIPRMYWIAYGGWRLSAARGPELRFLRMVDGEFRAAMAGGPPSRRAEPIPGGERLRSPRGRVARRRDSSVRAYSVRFAERRYARNPRH; encoded by the coding sequence GTGGGTCGTCTCGGTGAGATCGGGCAGGCTTACGGCCCTATCTCGACGCTGTTGTCGGCGATTGCGCTGTGTGTGGCCGTTCTCGTTCAGCGACGTCAGCTTCGCCAAGAACGTGTGGTGATGGCTCGGGAACTGCATGCGGATGTTCTCCGAACTGCCATGGAAGAGCCTGCCTACGGTCAATGCTGGGGCCCCAGAGTCACGCCCGAACACGTTGACGAAAGACTGTTCTATTACTCTAGTTCGATCTTGACAGCATGGTTTCATGCTTGGGAGTGCGGTGATCTGACCGACGAGGCCGTGCGATCCTATGCGCGCTCGATGGCAGACAGTGAAATCCCGAGAATGTACTGGATCGCATACGGAGGATGGCGCCTGTCTGCGGCGCGGGGGCCGGAACTCCGTTTCTTGCGGATGGTGGACGGCGAATTTCGTGCGGCCATGGCGGGCGGGCCGCCTTCGAGGAGAGCGGAGCCAATTCCCGGAGGGGAACGGTTGAGAAGCCCGAGGGGGAGGGTGGCCCGCCGTCGGGACAGTTCAGTGCGCGCCTACTCGGTCCGCTTCGCGGAGCGTAGATACGCAAGAAATCCCCGCCATTGA
- a CDS encoding GTP pyrophosphokinase: MPQRRKARPGGELVAASGVTPTFEKLRDLADDFSQFMLHYKFGLAEVETKVKILAEELAHKGRGNPIEHVSPRLKTPASITAKATRIGCAMTVDEVRANIRDIAGIRIVCSFVSDVYTVADMLTRQPDINLLLTKDYIAAPKPNGYRSLHLIVEIPVFLSDRVVAVPVEVQLRTVAMDFWASLEHKIYYKYDPDIPAPLREELVAAAHDAARLDERMERLHREIHGPR; encoded by the coding sequence ATGCCTCAGCGGAGGAAGGCCCGGCCGGGCGGGGAGCTGGTGGCCGCGTCCGGCGTGACGCCCACGTTCGAGAAGCTCCGCGACCTGGCCGACGACTTCTCGCAGTTCATGCTGCACTACAAGTTCGGGCTGGCCGAGGTCGAGACGAAGGTCAAGATCCTGGCGGAGGAGCTGGCGCACAAGGGCCGGGGCAACCCGATCGAGCACGTCAGCCCGCGGTTGAAGACGCCGGCCAGCATCACGGCGAAGGCGACGCGGATCGGCTGTGCGATGACGGTCGACGAGGTCCGGGCGAACATCCGGGACATCGCCGGCATCCGGATCGTGTGCAGCTTCGTCTCCGACGTCTACACGGTCGCGGACATGCTCACCCGGCAGCCGGACATCAACCTGCTGCTCACCAAGGACTACATCGCGGCGCCGAAGCCGAACGGCTACCGCAGCCTGCACCTGATCGTGGAGATCCCGGTGTTCCTGTCCGACCGGGTCGTGGCGGTTCCGGTCGAGGTGCAGCTGCGCACGGTCGCGATGGACTTCTGGGCCAGCCTGGAACATAAGATCTACTACAAGTACGACCCGGACATTCCGGCCCCGTTGCGCGAGGAGCTGGTCGCGGCCGCCCACGACGCGGCCCGGCTGGACGAGCGGATGGAACGCCTGCACCGGGAGATCCACGGCCCACGCTGA
- a CDS encoding DUF397 domain-containing protein: MTQQNISEPQWRRSARCVASHHCMEVAICGALVLVRNSTRPTVALDLNGDQWRGFLAYLRSAKRTE; encoded by the coding sequence GTGACGCAACAAAACATCAGCGAGCCACAGTGGAGGCGAAGTGCCCGCTGCGTGGCGAGCCATCACTGCATGGAAGTCGCAATCTGCGGCGCGCTCGTTCTGGTGCGCAACTCCACGAGGCCCACCGTTGCACTCGACCTCAACGGAGATCAATGGCGGGGATTTCTTGCGTATCTACGCTCCGCGAAGCGGACCGAGTAG